In a single window of the Rhineura floridana isolate rRhiFlo1 chromosome 3, rRhiFlo1.hap2, whole genome shotgun sequence genome:
- the LOC133381936 gene encoding zinc finger protein 135-like isoform X1, translated as MEENYEIGASFRYIWGVKAEGEPSEISLEKAEEQMQEQKLRSQDGAKRQEERQTDTGEKPHKCLECGKSFSQSGHLTSHQRTHTGDKPYKCLECGKSFSQSGHLTSHQRSHTGEKPYKCLECGKSFSDSSTLSKHERIHTGDKPYQCFECGKSFSQSSSLTSHQRIHTGDKPYKCLECGKSFSDSSVFSKHKRTHTGDKPHKCLECGKSFSRSDNLTSHQRTHTGDKPYKCLECGKSFSDSSVFSKHKRSHTGDKPHKRLECGKSFSQSDSLTSHQRTHTGDKPYKCFECGRSFSDSSVFSKHKRTHTGDKPYECLECGKSFSLSSYLIRHHKTHTGDKPYECLECGKSFSRSDSLTSHQRTHTGDKPYKCFECGKSFSQSSALTSHQRIHTGEKPHKCLECGKSFSQSSHLILHHKTHTRDKPYKCFECGKSFSRSDHLTSHQRTHTGDKPYKCLECGKTFSRGGNLTLHQRSHTGDKPYKCLECGKTFS; from the exons atggaggagaattatgagattGGAGCCTCTTTCA gatacatctggggagtcaaggctgagggagaaccatctgaaatatcactggaaaaagctgaggagcagatgcaggagcagaaactgaggagtcaagatggagcaaagagacaagaagAGCGACAGACggacacaggggaaaaacctcataaatgcttggaatgtggaaagagctttagtcagagtggccaccttacttcgcatcaaagaactcacacaggggacaaaccttataaatgcttggaatgtggaaagagctttagtcagagtggccaccttacttcgcatcaaagaagtcacacaggagagaaaccttacaaatgtttggagtgtggaaagagcttcagtgacagtagcacccttagtaaacatgaaagaattcacacaggggacaaaccttatcaatgctttgagtgtggaaagagcttcagtcagagtagcagccttacttcgcatcaaagaattcacacgggagacaaaccttataaatgcttagagtgtggaaagagcttcagtgacagtagtgtctttagtaaacataaaagaactcacacaggggacaaacctcataaatgcttggaatgtgggaagagcttcagtcggagtgacaaccttacttcgcatcaaagaactcacacgggagacaaaccttataaatgcttggagtgtggaaagagcttcagtgacagtagtgtctttagtaaacataaaagaagtcacacaggggacaaacctcataaacgcttggagtgtggaaagagcttcagtcagagtgacagccttacttcacatcaaagaactcacacgggagacaaaccttataaatgcttcgagtgtggaaggagcttcagtgacagtagtgtctttagtaaacataaaagaactcacacaggggacaaaccttatgaatgcttggagtgtggaaaaagcttcagtctgAGTAGCTACCTTATTAggcatcacaaaactcatacaggggacaaaccttatgaatgcttggaatgtggaaagagctttagtcggagtgatagccttacttcgcatcaaagaactcacacaggagacaaaccttataaatgctttgagtgtggaaagagcttcagtcagagtagcgcccttacttcgcatcaaagaattcacacaggggaaaaacctcataaatgcttggaatgtggaaagagcttcagtcagagtagccaccttattttgcatcacaaaactcacacaagagacaaaccttataaatgcttcgagtgtggaaagagcttcagtcggagtgaccaccttacttcgcatcaaagaactcacacaggggacaaaccttataaatgcctggagtgtggaaagaccttcagtcggggtggaaaccttactttgcatcaaagaagtcacacaggggacaaaccttataaatgcctggagtgtggaaagaccttcagttga
- the LOC133381936 gene encoding zinc finger protein 135-like isoform X2, with product MQEQKLRSQDGAKRQEERQTDTGEKPHKCLECGKSFSQSGHLTSHQRTHTGDKPYKCLECGKSFSQSGHLTSHQRSHTGEKPYKCLECGKSFSDSSTLSKHERIHTGDKPYQCFECGKSFSQSSSLTSHQRIHTGDKPYKCLECGKSFSDSSVFSKHKRTHTGDKPHKCLECGKSFSRSDNLTSHQRTHTGDKPYKCLECGKSFSDSSVFSKHKRSHTGDKPHKRLECGKSFSQSDSLTSHQRTHTGDKPYKCFECGRSFSDSSVFSKHKRTHTGDKPYECLECGKSFSLSSYLIRHHKTHTGDKPYECLECGKSFSRSDSLTSHQRTHTGDKPYKCFECGKSFSQSSALTSHQRIHTGEKPHKCLECGKSFSQSSHLILHHKTHTRDKPYKCFECGKSFSRSDHLTSHQRTHTGDKPYKCLECGKTFSRGGNLTLHQRSHTGDKPYKCLECGKTFS from the coding sequence atgcaggagcagaaactgaggagtcaagatggagcaaagagacaagaagAGCGACAGACggacacaggggaaaaacctcataaatgcttggaatgtggaaagagctttagtcagagtggccaccttacttcgcatcaaagaactcacacaggggacaaaccttataaatgcttggaatgtggaaagagctttagtcagagtggccaccttacttcgcatcaaagaagtcacacaggagagaaaccttacaaatgtttggagtgtggaaagagcttcagtgacagtagcacccttagtaaacatgaaagaattcacacaggggacaaaccttatcaatgctttgagtgtggaaagagcttcagtcagagtagcagccttacttcgcatcaaagaattcacacgggagacaaaccttataaatgcttagagtgtggaaagagcttcagtgacagtagtgtctttagtaaacataaaagaactcacacaggggacaaacctcataaatgcttggaatgtgggaagagcttcagtcggagtgacaaccttacttcgcatcaaagaactcacacgggagacaaaccttataaatgcttggagtgtggaaagagcttcagtgacagtagtgtctttagtaaacataaaagaagtcacacaggggacaaacctcataaacgcttggagtgtggaaagagcttcagtcagagtgacagccttacttcacatcaaagaactcacacgggagacaaaccttataaatgcttcgagtgtggaaggagcttcagtgacagtagtgtctttagtaaacataaaagaactcacacaggggacaaaccttatgaatgcttggagtgtggaaaaagcttcagtctgAGTAGCTACCTTATTAggcatcacaaaactcatacaggggacaaaccttatgaatgcttggaatgtggaaagagctttagtcggagtgatagccttacttcgcatcaaagaactcacacaggagacaaaccttataaatgctttgagtgtggaaagagcttcagtcagagtagcgcccttacttcgcatcaaagaattcacacaggggaaaaacctcataaatgcttggaatgtggaaagagcttcagtcagagtagccaccttattttgcatcacaaaactcacacaagagacaaaccttataaatgcttcgagtgtggaaagagcttcagtcggagtgaccaccttacttcgcatcaaagaactcacacaggggacaaaccttataaatgcctggagtgtggaaagaccttcagtcggggtggaaaccttactttgcatcaaagaagtcacacaggggacaaaccttataaatgcctggagtgtggaaagaccttcagttga